TccaagttatatttttcaaatagcttgaaACTCTTAGAGACTTGAGAAATAAAACCTTTTGATATTTGTGTTGAgtgaaaatgtaattttttttatgtttctcaaaaactgtttgTAGAGGACAAAATTGTCCAATGGTGAAACGAACTACAGCAAATCTACAAGTCGCGCATAATCAGCAGGTTCGATATGCAAAGAAAATGAAACATTGCATTTTATCATTTGTGGCTCACTAGTCCGATGCAAGGGgcccaaaatcattcaaatgtgACGATCCAGTGGCAACATAACCTGAATAACGTTAgacgatcgaaaaaaaaaacaaacaaacaacgaaTACCCCCTCGTAACGACATCGCATCATAAAGTGAGTGCGATGCTGTTTGTTGTTTCGAGGAAAAACGTGGATTTGCAGGAAAACCTGTCAGAACCAACCAATCGTAGCATAATTGGATTTCTTGCTGGTTTTTTGGCTCGTCCGGCCAAAGTCCAAAAACGGCATTTCACTATACAACTATACATTGTATGGTACCAAGTACTAAAAACCATTAAAACGAGCAAAGCAATCTCTTTCGGGGCACTTtcatgctgctgctgttgctgtttaatgtttgttgtttttcccTCTCACTTGTTTTGTATTGTTCCATTTCGCCCGACTTATGTGTGTAAACAAAACGCGAACAATTGCTGGAGCTGCAATTGCGAGCAGACACAAGGAGAGTGTTTTAGTCAGTTTAGTCCCCATAAATTGTTGTGATTCGTTAGCATAATTGTTGTTAAGAGCCACCCGCTGTGCGGCCGAACGAAGAAAGCGACTGGATTTATCAGAGCAAGCAATTTCTCTCTGTGCCCTAGAATGCCGACAGCTTTTAGTCAAATctggaataataataatacttaTTCGCTGGACAgcatacatttattttaattgctCCCTTTTctgcattaaaattaaaaaaagcttttttttgtagagaaatgaatccaactgtgttagatgaaatatacgccaggttggtcttcTGTAGTAGagtgttaatacatgggccccggagattcgcaagatgtgggttcaagtcctaccgggagacaaagcgaatttttttcgcatgtttttcaacatcgattttctcttatctagtccctaaaatttcatctaacacagttgaattcatttctctacaaaaaaaagtttcgctgactgaatgtttgaatcaagacccatctctgggtcgcagtttaaaaattaaaaaaagcgtTAGTCAATATTTTGACGAAGAATTCATGAACGAAGAACACCTTTTATTACGACTTGTGATTTTTACGAATCAAACCAAGTTAGTAGTTAGATAGTTCGTTCGAAAATAATCTCTTTCCAATTGTGTTTCGCAATATAGTCAATTCGAGTATaatcaatttggaaaaatggcaAGTGGCAAAAATTAAGCaattttacaaaaacgacataaactacaaattacaaaacaaacaaaaacaaatgacagaaatgaaaataaaaaacaaaaatgaaactcatgacaaaacggacaaaaaataacaaaaaattaaaaagattaccgaaccgaccaaaataacaaaaattacaaaaaatacacaaatttaaaaacgacaaaaataaccaaactaaccaaaattacaaaaatgacaaaaatgaccaaattgactaAAACGACAACAATTAATTAATgaactaaaaaatttcattacaaaTTAATTCTTAccataagaataaaaaaactaaCCAAAATGAACAAACCATCTAAAATGGCCAAATTGActagaattacaaaaataacctaaatgataaaaaaagaaaaaatgacaaaaaaaattacaaaaatgaaaaaaagacaaaaatgaaagagaatacaaaaatgacaaaaattccaaaaatgacgaaaatcacaaaaattaaaaaaatgatatgaaaGACCAAAcggcaaaaatcataaaagtgacaaaaaaatgacgaaatgacaaaaaatacaaaaatgacaaaactgaccaaagtaacaaaaatgaccaaaatagccaaaatgacaaaaataaccaaaatgaccaaagtgACCAAATTacccaaaatgaccaaaacgatcAAAATAACCAAAAGGATCAAAATGAcctaaattgaccaaaatgaccaaattgaccacaatgaccaaaatgacataaatcaTCAAATtgcccaaaatgacaaaaaagactaaaatgaccaaaatgaccaaatgacccataattaccaaaatgatcaaaataactAAAGGGACCAAATTGCCTAAATTgcccaaaatgaccaaatataccaaaatgaccaaaaagaccaaagtgacaaaaatgacaaaaaattacagaatgacaaaaatgacaaaaatgacaaaaataacaaaattcacaaaaatgacaaaaagacaaaaatgtcaaaaatgacaaaaatgataaaaatgacaaaaatgacaaaaatgaaaaaaatgataaaaatgaccaaaatgaccaaaatgaccaaaatgaccaaaattaccgaaatgacaaaaatgacaaaaatgacaaaaatgacaaaaatgacaaaaatgacaaaaatgacaaaaatgacaaaaatgacaaaaatgacaaaaatgacaaaaatgacaaaaatgacaaaaatgacaaaaatgacaaaaatgacaaaaatgacaaaaatgacaaaaatgacaaaaatgacaaaaatgacaaaaatgacaaaaatgacaaaaatgacaaaaatgacaaaaatgacaaaaatgacaaaaatgacaaaaatgacaaaaatgacaaaaatgacaaaaatgacaaaaatgacaaaaatgacaaaaatgacaaaaatgacaaaaatgacaaaaatgacaaaaatgacaaaaatgacaaaaatgacaaaaatgacaaaaatgacaaaaatgacaaaaatgacaaaaatgacaaaaatgacaaaaatgacaaaaatgacaaaaatgacaaaaatgacaaaaatgacaaaaatgacaaaaatgacaaaaatgacaaaaatgacaaaaatgacaaaaatgacaaaaatgacaaaaatgacaaaaatgacaaaaatgacaaaaatgacaaaaatgacaaaaatgacaaaaatgacaaaaatgacaaaaatgacaaaaaatgacaaaaatgacaaaaaagacaagaggacaaaaattataaaaatacaaaaatgaaaaaaatgacaaaaataaaaaaatgacaaaaatgacaaaaatgataaaaatgataaaaatgataaaaatgataaaaatgataaaaatgacaaaaatgaccaaaatggccataatgaccaaaatgaccaaaatgacaaaaatgataaaaacggacaaaactgacaaaaatgacaaaaattacaaaaatgataaaaatgataaaaatgataaaaatgacaaaaatgaccaaaatgaccaaattgaccataatgaccaaaatgaccaaaatgaccaaaatgacaaatatgacaagaatgacaaaaacttaaaaaaatacaaaaatgaaaaaaaaatttacaaaaaatgacaaaattgaaaaaaatataaaaaaatgacaaaaatgacaaaaatgacaaaaatgacaaaaaaatgacaaaaatgacaaaaatgacaaaaatgacaaaaatgacaaaaatgacaaaaatgacaaaaatgacaaaaatgacataaatgacataaatgacaaaactgacaaaaatgacaaaaatgacaaaaatgacaaaaatggcaaaaatgacaaaaatgtcgaaaatgacaaaagtgataaaaatgacaaaaatgaccaaaattaccaaaaatgaccaaaatagccaaaatgaccaaaatgattaaaatgacaaaaatgaccaaaatgtcaaaaatggcaaaaatgataaaaatgacgaaaatgacaaaattggcaaaaattacaaaaatgccaggaaagataaaaatgagaaaaatgtctaaaaatgaCTAatacggcaaaaaaaaaaaacaaaaatgacaaaaatgacaaaaatgacaaaaatgacaaaaaagacaaaaatgacaaaaatgacaaaaatgacaaaaatgacaaaaatgacaaaaatgacaaaaatgacaaaaatgacaaaaatgacaaaaatgacaaaaatgacaaaaaagacaaaaatgacaaaaatgacaaaaatgacaaaaatgacaacaatgacaacaatgacaaaaatgacaacaatgacaaaaatgacaaaaatgacaaaaatgacaaaaatgacaaaaatgacaaaaatgacaaaaatgacaaaaatgacaaaaatgacaaaaatgacaaaaatgacaaaaatgacaaaaatgacaaaaatgacaaaaatgacaaaaatgacaaaaatgacaaaaatgacaaaaatgacaaaaatgacataaatgacaaaaatgacaaaaatgacaaaaatgacaaaaatgacaaaaatgacaaaaatgacaaaaatgacaaaaattacaaaattacaaaaattacaaaaattacaaaaattacaaaaattacaaaaattacaaaaatgacaaaaatgacaaaagtgacaaaaatgacaaaagtgacaaaaatgacaaaaatgataaaaatgataaaaatgacaaaaatgacaaaaatgacaaaaatgacaaaaatgacaaaaatgacaaaaatgacaaaaatgacaaaaatgacaaaaatgacaaaaatgacaaaaatgacaaaaatgacaaaaatgacaaaaatgacaaaaatgacaaaaatgacaaaaatgacaaaaatgacaaaaatgacaaaaatgacaaaaatgacaaaaatgttacaaatgaccaaaacgacaaaaatgacaaaaatgacaaaaatgataaaaatgataaaaatgacaaaaatggcaaaaatgacaaaaaagacaaaaatgaccaaaatgatcaaaatggcaaaaatgacaaaaatgaccaaaatgaccaaaatgaccaaaatgacaaaaatgacaaaaatgaccaaaatgaccaaaatgaccaaaatgaccaaaatgaccaaaatgacaaaaatgacaaaatgaccaagatgataaaactgatcaaaatgacaaaaatgacaaaatagacaaaataacaaaaatgacgaaaatgaccaaaatgacaaatatggcaaaaattataaaaatgacaaaaatgacgaaattggcaaaaatgacaaaaatgacaaaaatgacaaaaatgacaaaaatgtaaaaaaaatgacgaaaacgacaaaaattacaaaaattacaaaaatttcaaaaaatgcaaaaattacaaaaatgacaaaaatgtttaaaaaaaatgacgaaaacgacaaaaatgacaaaaatgacaataatgatacaatgacaaaaatgacaaaaataacaaaaatgacaaaaatgacaaaaatgacaaattttacaaaaattacaaaaatgacaataaaagacaaaagttccaaaaatgtaaaaattgtaaaaaaatgacgaaaaggacaaaatttacaaaaacagtGGAAATGACAGAATTTACCCAAAAGATACAAATCAcaccaatgacaaaaatgacgaaaattacaaaaataaaaaaaaagacaaaaatgacagaaatgaaaaaaaatattaaaaatgaaaaaattgacaaaaacggcaaaaatgacaaaattgacaaacatgacaaaaatgacaagacaaAAATGCAattgcccgttttttttttcgtctttgtAATCTTTTTCGATATAAGTTATTCATGTCATTTATGTACAAAACTAATTTCCTATTTCAAAAGGGTTGCAAGTCACGACTAGAGTCTAGAAATTTTATATAGATTAGATGCCTTTTCCTAGACATCAGAATCAAtagattttatatttattgtgACCAGACGATAAATcaagttttcaatgtttttcaaacatttattacatgtggttttaagcttttttgaggCACTGAAAATGTGTCTATACTATACTAACTATATAACGCAGTCTGTTTAAAAATGCCAAATTTATGACATAAATTGCATCTAGTTAATCTTTTCTAAACCAATCTTACCATAATCAACAATGGACTGCTGAACGTAGACCTAGAGCTAATTTTTTAACGTTGCATCCGTTTTTTCTCTCTTCCGTTTCGTTTTTCGCAGATCTATCAGCACTTGAGGTGGTACACTAACCCCCAGGAACAGCGATGGATTGTCCGGATATTATTCATCGTACCCATCTACGCCACCTACTCCTGGATCAGTTTGCTGTTCTTCAACTCGGAAAGCGTCTACGTGTACTTTTTCACCGTCCGGGATTGTTATGAAGGTTAATAATAGTCCATTGATTTAGTGTTATGATTGTGTTGAAATTAATATTGGTTTACTTTTTCGTTTAACAAAACCCAGCATTCGTAATCTACAACTTCCTGTCGCTTTGCTATGAGTATCTAGGGGGCGAGGGCAACATTATGTCCGAAATCCGCGGGAAACCCATCAAATCGTCCTGCCTATATGGAACCTGCTGTCTGGCGGGAAAAACCTATACGATCGGATTTTTGCGGTTCTGCAAACAGGCCACGCTGCAGTTCTGTCTGGTTAAGCCGCTGATGGCGTTCATCATCATTTTCCTGCAAGCTTTTGGGCACTATCACGATGGCGATTGGAGGTGAGTGGTTTCACGACGCGGATGTTTCGGAAGCTTTTCCGAGTGATTGATGTCTTTTGGGGTCAGGGGTAAATATtagatttttaatcaatcagAGTGAGGTCCTttggtgatattttgaaaatggagCTCTTGGTTAATGTTCGACCTTTGTAAGAAGATTCGAAGAAATAATTGCATTCtattccctttttttaaattttctgttagagaaatgaattttttatcataaataatGATGAAAGAGCACTTCCAAAGCCAAATCACACTTACGCGATTGAATGCTGAATACCATCTTCATCATTAGCGGAACTATTTTTAAAGGTCCGGTATTTCAATGTTACTGAAAATAATTAGTTGATGGCTTCACCTTCCATACTTCCACACGGGGATGGGGTATATCTAAAGTAGattcacacacaaaaaaaacaaaattagggCAGCTTTCGCACCCTGTGTTTTGGGACCTAATTCGAAAAAAGAATTTACCTTCTAAAGGTTTCTCAAGTAATCGAAATTCGATTTAATCTGCTTTGGAAACCTTACTAAGCCCATTTTAGGGTGCTTGTAACATTCTACACAGCTAAAAATTTGAGTACTTTCATAAGATAGACCTCTTAGTTGTTATAAACAGGCAAAAAAGGGTTAATTACCATTTCCAAATTTCCAAGAGACTAATGAAAAACACATCATTTCTTGACGTTCTGATTTTCTCCGAGGTTTCCAGAACACTCGGAAATTTTTTCGAAGGTTCAAAACTTAACCTGCATCAACCTATACACAATTGATAAAGACATTTTGCATTATTGTAAAGTGTTTTAAGTATGTATatttatttctcaaatttcttaaaatgtgacttttttctgttttctccaTTCAGTGCTGATGGCGGCTACATCTACATCACCGTAATCTACAACATCTCCGTCTCGTTGGCCCTGTACGGGCTGTATCTATTCTACTTCGCCACCCGAGACCTGCTGACGCCGTTCGATCCTGTTCTGAAGTTCTGCACCGTGAAATCGGTGATTTTCCTGTCCTTCTGGCAAGGTTGGACCcctaaattttatacttattaattGATAAGAGACTAAACTCCCTTCTTCACTTTCTTTCAGGTGTTGGATTGGCCATCCTGGAAAAGGCTGAAGTAATCTCACCGATCGTGGATGCCGGTGGTTCCACAACGTCCGCTGGTACCGTATCCGCCGGTTATCAGAACTTCTTCATCTGCATCGAAATGCTGTTCGCTGCGATTGCCCTCCGATATGCGTTCCCGTATCAGGTTTGTTGCGGAAAACGGttcgaaaggaaaaaaaaaacaaacaacttaatatatgtttttttttttcgcacagGTATACGCTCAAAGTTGCATGACAGATGCGCACGGTCGATCAGTGACAATGCAATCAATCTCGAGCAGTTTGAAGGTGAGGCCCAAGCGGCAACAATACCAAGTTGAACGTACTTTAGTTCCGATTAACTCGATTCATTTgtcgttttgtttttgttttcgtttttaggAAACCATGAATCCGAAAGATATTATGACGGACGCGATACACAATTTCCATCCCCAGTATCAGCAGTACACGCAGTACAGTTCAGGTACGTGTCACGGTTGAGTTATCATTTTGCTCCACCGAAAATTAGTCTCGTAATGTGGCTGTCGTTCTTTccggttttgttttgtttccgtttatttttcccttatttttttgttgtggtTATGCTAATTTCACTCGCGGATTCCACACCATTCGTGCACGCAATCGTTggaaagttgtaatcccaagtgaaacttttttgtttttattgcgCCTGACGATGATCTAAGCTAGTCTTTTAGCTGCTAGTTTCAGTTTTCTTTCTGGATGTTTAGTTGTTTTTCTCTTTATCATGTAACAGTTTTATGTTAGCAATAtgtaattttattcattttgactTTGTTACATAGAGCTGTCAAAACATCATGATATCAATTATTTATGTTGCATGTAATGTTATGCTcgtttaaaaatgtattaatttttgCATGCACCGATAAATATAGTCATGAGAATTTTTCTCTGCAGTCGATATTTAGCCAATATTCTAGgaaggaaaacaaacaaaaggcTTACAATATCAGCTAACAAGGTTAGAAGAATTTGTTCAAATCACATGAGGTTTCAATGTAATAAGTGAGGGAATTGTAATGATGTTATAGCGCTTATTAAAAGATTTTATTCGTCAATATCCTTTGTCacacatataaagaaaaataaataggtttttttttgtaattgccGACTTATGTTAAACCCACAAATACCAGATAAGCCTAGCTGGAGCCTCGGATCTTGATCCTATCAAGAACTGCAATGAAGTGGGAGGTTAAACACGGGTGAACGAAACATCTCTCAGGATGTTGCTGCGATTACTGGACAAAAATCACTTATGTTCCACTATTGAACGGACCAACTCTTAACCGATTAGTGGTTTATCTTACACGAATTTTATTGGGAGATAAACGCAAAACGCAGTACGTCTAcgtctttttataaaattgatcGATAGAGTCATCAGTTGCCTTTCACTTTATAATaagaataattataataattattctTCCAAGTTTCCTGTCagtgttttgaattgtttgtgATCAATGCCTCTTCTGCACCATCCGAATTTTGTAACCAGTtaggttattttaaaattatctaaattttcGCTCACATCGGCCAGCTTGGGATCTTCTCATGCTAACTAGCTGAACATTTTCGCCACACTTTTCCTTGAAATAATACAACTTCTCCAATTCTTAACTTGCTTCTCTCATGGTAGATTTTCTGGGCGCTACAAACTTGTTCTTGCCTCTCCAAGATCTTTCGAACCGTATATTTCAAATCCGTGTTCATCAGAATACCAAATCGGCCATAATcctttgatttcaaaacataaCAGTATGGTGTTTTTGCtgtgtgggttcgtcccacaaaAACCCTTGGTTTTACCCTGTGATGCAACATCAAGAAGAGGTTGTGTCCTTGCACTTATTCATCGAACccgactcgaggcccgacctcttatcttcagggttcgaggtttgcAAACCTGtagttttgaattgttttccttgaaagttcacaaagattcatttattattacagcaaatgtcctgtaaaaaagttgtacactaaaataaaatgtcacatagtcatgttttcgacctgtaaaattatggtaaatgtcttgctcctttttgttacaagacatttgcgtaattttacaggaaataatttttgctgtgtagatccgcgcctgtcacggcacacgcgcgggacttaacgcaacgactcggatgattcccgacgaagacgttatcctactccgactcgaatggctcacccgacgtcgagagccactctacccgtgggtattccccggtcgtggaataaccctttcccaacgatttccactgcgaagaaggtatagtcttatccccgcagcttctgtcgttggaAACCGCCcaactcggatactccccgaaggtacccgctacgcagaagatgttgtcttatctttgtagcttcaaaccgtggggtcagacgcactctactcgataGCCCCCcatcgatggggtcagtctactccgaccgttgtccagtcttctttatcccccttggctggcaaccctaagttttttggcccgcggatttttctGCCCGTTGGTAATGAATCGTATAGAAGACCCGAGACGTGAGCCGTATAATTTCCATAGAATTTCTacccaccaaggcatggccgattgagggACTACCAAGCTTATGCCAAGCGTATAGTTGACCTCTCTAttgatttccgatttccagtcTGAAAGCCGCGCTTTAGGaaaagacaaaacaaaacaaacaagtaCGGAGAGATTGTGTTTGCGTATCAACTTTGTAGCGTTTAAAGGTCAGGTCAGATTGAGCACCACTGAACAGAAAACACCCGAACAAAAGACACCAATGGACGATCGATGTAAAACCCGAGGGTTTGCTGCAAACTCCAACAGTAGAGAAACTATAAAAAGGCGGCAGCGACGGCGTGCGGGTTTCAATCAGTTCCTGGGCCTTCTCCCGTGTGATCGACAGTCCGATCAAGTGTGTGCTGTTTTGTGACGATCATCGTTAGCCGTGCGTTCCTGGCGATCGTTGTGCCAGACGATCGAATGCCGCTCCACCACCAAGAGCACTGGAACAGCATGAGACGCGGGATGGAGAGAGTGGGAGCGATCGGGGTGTCGATCGAGGTGATCCACCCACCGTTGACCGCCACCGCGCGGAAACGGCAATTTTCATTGCcagtaaataattttgaaagagGCACGATCGCTTCCACCAGCCTGAGCAACTACCAGCAGAAGGCCGAGTAAGTGAAACCGTTTGATTTCtcttggtgtttttttttacgaaaccgTGGTCTTCACTAGAACACCATCGGCCGCTTTGGTCCAGCCTACGAATCCGATCCAGCCGACGAAAGCCGCACCTGTTGGTTCTGAGGTTGCTGATCGTGAGCGCTCacgtggtgttttttttttgtcattggcCAAAGTTACGAATTGTGAAACACTATCCTAAATTGTAAATTAAAGAGTGTAAGATTTAAACTGAACCTGTGCTATAAACCAGCTGCGCATCCACGACTTCCCGCTAGCCGCCGGGCAACTAAACGAAGTGTTGGCAAATCTTAAAAAGGTTTGGCGCTTAAGccaacagtttttttaagcCTTGTTCAGTTTCAccttgaacctttttttttgcaacattaAAACGTTACAACTTCAATAGAGGCATATTTAACAAGTTTCTTCTAAATACCCTGTTGTACATTGCGAATCATAATCTGTTCTTACGAATTAAGGGCAAAAGTGCTGGCTTAAAGTAATAGTACGGATGTGAAACTGAAGTGCAATCGCTCAAGTAAAGGAGACAACTACGTGGGAACACAGTTCTCAAAGTGCCAAATTACCTGTGAAAGCTGAATTGAGTGGATGTGGTTAGCGGAAACACATTGCTGGAATCAAGACAGGAAGAAGTATAGGGAGAAATTActaaacgatttaaaatattattttgttagtTGCGGACCACGGTAACaaggaaaaaatcaattcccGATTTTCCTAATAATTCGTTCGAAGTTGGATGAACACGATACAAATACAATTCTTCTAATGATAAAGGAATGTTCGAGGATGAATACAGAAGCTTACGTTTAGTAATTTCTCCCTATACTTCTTCCTGTCTTGATTCCAGCAATCCAATGGTCTAGCGTTAAGGTCCCTATTCGGGCGCCAGGAAGAGTTACAGCTTACAGCTCTTGCTTCGTAACACTTCTTATTCGCCGCCAGAGTGAAGTTGATGAGGATCATGCCGCGACTATCTGCTGAGATGGCCCTTTATATACAAGAAACTCGCATTGCTATTAGCCGATACCGTGTGTTCCGTAATTTGCTACCCTCACAAAGAGACGTTTCATGCTACACTTTGGGCCATGACTTTCTAGGCATTCTGACAACAGTAATTCcaatgcgcaccaaaacttaagcgctTGTCGACCATGACTCCGATGAATTTTAGCttctgtttcgaagatgtcatGTGTCATCCAAACGTAATCTTCATGTTCACTGTTGGAGATTAGAGCAGTAGATCGTCGTAACACGGTTTCGGTTTCGCTCTCGA
This sequence is a window from Uranotaenia lowii strain MFRU-FL chromosome 3, ASM2978415v1, whole genome shotgun sequence. Protein-coding genes within it:
- the LOC129757849 gene encoding transmembrane protein 184B isoform X1, which encodes MSTEHPVAMDLLNGSATTAKPSVLVHTTEAKPVAALAIDPLISHVGDGIFLQTKTAQGLAGIFVWIALFITCQQIYQHLRWYTNPQEQRWIVRILFIVPIYATYSWISLLFFNSESVYVYFFTVRDCYEAFVIYNFLSLCYEYLGGEGNIMSEIRGKPIKSSCLYGTCCLAGKTYTIGFLRFCKQATLQFCLVKPLMAFIIIFLQAFGHYHDGDWSADGGYIYITVIYNISVSLALYGLYLFYFATRDLLTPFDPVLKFCTVKSVIFLSFWQGVGLAILEKAEVISPIVDAGGSTTSAGTVSAGYQNFFICIEMLFAAIALRYAFPYQVYAQSCMTDAHGRSVTMQSISSSLKETMNPKDIMTDAIHNFHPQYQQYTQYSSGGKNPRGIRVSSYDPDDPSNQLTQGSMASGGNGGGNGGGNNGRSGGSYNTAHTGSYIAPPTLGSQRKFMATGGDGGGGGGSQKVATISQNYNEKTMLLSSDDEYQ
- the LOC129757849 gene encoding transmembrane protein 184B isoform X3 encodes the protein MSTEHPVAMDLLNGSATTAKPSVLVHTTEAKPVAALAIDPLISHVGDGIFLQTKTAQGLAGIFVWIALFITCQQIYQHLRWYTNPQEQRWIVRILFIVPIYATYSWISLLFFNSESVYVYFFTVRDCYEAFVIYNFLSLCYEYLGGEGNIMSEIRGKPIKSSCLYGTCCLAGKTYTIGFLRFCKQATLQFCLVKPLMAFIIIFLQAFGHYHDGDWSADGGYIYITVIYNISVSLALYGLYLFYFATRDLLTPFDPVLKFCTVKSVIFLSFWQGVGLAILEKAEVISPIVDAGGSTTSAGTVSAGYQNFFICIEMLFAAIALRYAFPYQVYAQSCMTDAHGRSVTMQSISSSLKETMNPKDIMTDAIHNFHPQYQQYTQYSSEVVSQQPYERL
- the LOC129757849 gene encoding transmembrane protein 184B isoform X2; protein product: MSTEHPVAMDLLNGSATTAKPSVLVHTTEAKPVAALAIDPLISHVGDGIFLQTKTAQGLAGIFVWIALFITCQQIYQHLRWYTNPQEQRWIVRILFIVPIYATYSWISLLFFNSESVYVYFFTVRDCYEAFVIYNFLSLCYEYLGGEGNIMSEIRGKPIKSSCLYGTCCLAGKTYTIGFLRFCKQATLQFCLVKPLMAFIIIFLQAFGHYHDGDWSADGGYIYITVIYNISVSLALYGLYLFYFATRDLLTPFDPVLKFCTVKSVIFLSFWQGVGLAILEKAEVISPIVDAGGSTTSAGTVSAGYQNFFICIEMLFAAIALRYAFPYQVYAQSCMTDAHGRSVTMQSISSSLKETMNPKDIMTDAIHNFHPQYQQYTQYSSDCPSPVNSSGMAFGAKFQSAQHLKNYYHLREEELNSVTINHDLGGRGREADLLDVAKESHRITLSSFGKLF